A genome region from Cervus canadensis isolate Bull #8, Minnesota chromosome 10, ASM1932006v1, whole genome shotgun sequence includes the following:
- the LOC122448561 gene encoding 40S ribosomal protein S15a-like isoform X1, whose product MVRMNVLADALKSINNAEKRGKRQLLIRPCSKVIVRFLTVMMKHGFIGEFEIIDDHRAGKIVVNPTGRLNKCGVISPRFDVQLKDLEKWQNNLLPSRQFGFIVLTTSTGIMDHEEARRKHTGGKILGFFF is encoded by the exons ATGGTGCGCATGAATGTGCTGGCTGATGCTCTCAAGAGTATCAACAACGCCGAAAAGAGAGGCAAACGCCAGTTGCTTATTCGGCCGTGCTCCAAGGTCATCGTCAG GTTTCTAACAGTGATGATGAAGCATGGTTTCATTGGCGAATTTGAAATCATTGATGATCACAGGGCTGGGAAAATTGTTGTGAACCCCACAGGCAGGCTAAATAAGTGTGGAGTGATCAGCCCCAGATTTGATGTGCAACTcaaagatctagaaaaatggcagaatAACCTGCTCCCATCCCGTCAGTTTGGTTTCATTGTACTGACAACCTCAACTGGCATCATGGACCATGAAGAAGCAAGACGAAAACATACAGGAGGGAAAATCCTTGGATTCTTTTTCTAG
- the LOC122448561 gene encoding 40S ribosomal protein S15a-like isoform X2, with translation MVRMNVLADALKSINNAEKRGKRQLLIRPCSKVIIRFLTVMMKHGFIGEFEIIDDHRAGKIVVNPTGRLNKCGVISPRFDVQLKDLEKWQNNLLPSRQFGFIVLTTSTGIMDHEEARRKHTGGKILGFFF, from the exons ATGGTGCGCATGAATGTGCTGGCTGATGCTCTCAAGAGTATCAACAACGCCGAAAAGAGAGGCAAACGCCAGTTGCTTATTCGGCCGTGCTCCAAG GTCATCATCAGGTTTCTAACAGTGATGATGAAGCATGGTTTCATTGGCGAATTTGAAATCATTGATGATCACAGGGCTGGGAAAATTGTTGTGAACCCCACAGGCAGGCTAAATAAGTGTGGAGTGATCAGCCCCAGATTTGATGTGCAACTcaaagatctagaaaaatggcagaatAACCTGCTCCCATCCCGTCAGTTTGGTTTCATTGTACTGACAACCTCAACTGGCATCATGGACCATGAAGAAGCAAGACGAAAACATACAGGAGGGAAAATCCTTGGATTCTTTTTCTAG